A portion of the Deinococcus peraridilitoris DSM 19664 genome contains these proteins:
- the panB gene encoding 3-methyl-2-oxobutanoate hydroxymethyltransferase: protein MKKTVPDLVRSEDKLVMVTAYDYPGALSAERAGVDMILVGDSLGNVVLGLESTAQVTLDDMIHHARAVRRGAPATFLVVDMPFGSFQTGVTDAARSAVRLVKETGADAVKLEGGEEVLEITAHLTRFGIPVMGHVGLRPQTASAQGGLKVQGKTVEGARMVLEGARAAERAGAFAVVLEAIPNRLAALVTERLRVPTIGIGAGPHCRGQVLVYHDLLGLYEGDEKKLAKRYAELGRDGREAITAFAQEVRAGVFPTPEHGFLINSDVLRRLQESLEQAGTAQRVAELDDLGDAERLEKLY from the coding sequence ATGAAGAAGACCGTGCCCGACCTCGTCCGCTCGGAAGACAAACTGGTCATGGTGACGGCCTATGACTATCCCGGCGCCCTGAGCGCCGAGCGTGCCGGCGTTGACATGATCCTCGTCGGTGACAGTCTGGGCAACGTTGTGCTGGGTCTGGAAAGTACCGCTCAGGTCACCCTGGACGACATGATTCACCATGCCCGTGCCGTGCGCCGAGGCGCCCCGGCAACGTTTCTGGTCGTCGACATGCCTTTTGGCAGCTTTCAGACCGGCGTAACCGACGCGGCGCGCAGCGCCGTGCGGCTGGTCAAGGAAACCGGTGCCGACGCGGTAAAGCTCGAAGGCGGTGAAGAGGTGCTCGAGATCACGGCGCACCTCACCCGCTTCGGTATTCCGGTGATGGGTCATGTCGGTCTGCGGCCTCAGACGGCCAGCGCCCAGGGCGGGCTCAAGGTGCAGGGAAAAACGGTCGAGGGCGCCCGGATGGTGCTGGAGGGCGCGCGAGCCGCCGAGCGTGCCGGCGCTTTTGCGGTGGTACTGGAAGCCATTCCGAACAGGCTCGCTGCCCTGGTCACCGAGCGGCTGAGGGTACCCACCATCGGCATCGGGGCAGGGCCGCACTGCCGGGGGCAGGTGCTGGTGTACCACGACCTGCTAGGCCTGTACGAAGGCGACGAGAAGAAGCTGGCCAAGCGCTACGCAGAGTTGGGACGCGATGGCCGTGAGGCCATCACCGCCTTCGCGCAGGAGGTCCGGGCCGGCGTGTTTCCCACACCCGAGCACGGGTTTCTGATCAACAGCGACGTGTTGCGCAGGCTGCAAGAAAGCTTGGAGCAGGCCGGGACAGCGCAGCGGGTGGCCGAACTCGACGATCTTGGCGATGCCGAGCGGCTCGAAAAGCTGTACTGA
- the minD gene encoding septum site-determining protein MinD: MNAKVIVVTSGKGGVGKTTTTANIGAGLAKLGEKVAVIDVDVGLRNLDVVMGLESRVVFDLIDVIEGKCRLRQALIRDKRVESLYLLPASQTRDKDALDADKMQTAVRALLEEEGFDRILIDSPAGIESGFRTAAAPAEGALVVVNPEVSSVRDADRIIGLLEAQQVREIRLVINRLRPKMVASGNMLSEADVLDILGVKPIGIVPEDEGILVSTNIGEPAVLGSSRAGQAFLNTARRIHGEDVPFMKLEEDRGFMAALRRLFGGAAS, translated from the coding sequence TTGAACGCCAAAGTGATCGTCGTGACCTCTGGTAAGGGAGGCGTGGGAAAGACCACCACCACTGCCAACATTGGCGCCGGACTGGCCAAGCTCGGCGAAAAAGTCGCCGTGATCGACGTCGATGTCGGTTTGCGCAACCTGGACGTCGTGATGGGACTGGAAAGCCGGGTGGTGTTTGACCTGATCGACGTGATCGAGGGCAAGTGCCGTCTTCGGCAGGCCCTCATTCGTGACAAGCGTGTCGAATCGCTCTACCTGCTTCCGGCCAGCCAGACGCGGGACAAAGACGCGCTGGACGCCGACAAGATGCAGACTGCCGTGCGGGCGCTGCTGGAGGAAGAGGGATTCGACCGCATTCTGATCGATTCGCCGGCCGGGATCGAGAGTGGTTTCAGGACAGCAGCCGCACCTGCCGAGGGCGCGCTGGTGGTCGTCAACCCGGAAGTCTCGAGCGTTCGAGACGCCGACCGGATCATCGGCCTGCTTGAAGCCCAGCAGGTGCGCGAGATCCGCCTGGTGATCAACCGTTTGCGCCCCAAAATGGTCGCCAGTGGCAACATGCTCAGTGAAGCCGATGTGCTCGATATTCTGGGTGTCAAACCCATCGGAATCGTTCCCGAAGACGAAGGCATCCTGGTATCGACCAACATCGGCGAACCGGCGGTGCTGGGGAGTAGCCGCGCCGGGCAGGCCTTTTTGAATACCGCCCGGCGCATTCACGGTGAGGACGTTCCGTTCATGAAACTCGAAGAGGACCGAGGCTTTATGGCCGCGCTGCGCCGCCTGTTCGGAGGAGCCGCGTCGTGA
- a CDS encoding FtsW/RodA/SpoVE family cell cycle protein, which produces MHVAKYDLGLPVLVLLLLGAGLVTVSSVAMSPNLVDQGIFQKQLLGVALAVVPLALLLWAGRDRIYGAAPYLYVLAVVLLLATFVIGKEVNGQRNWLVLGPLQFQPLELAKLSLIVLLPLVMRGGYQGVRSYFWPLLLFLPVLGLVVKEDFGGGMVLAGMLACMLIVWRIPLWHVLLVVLVIGVAFPTVVYPRLKPYQQSRLTIFVNPYEDPKGAGYHQIQSTIAIGSGGMQGKGYGNGTQTHNGFVYSQHSDFVFASWAEEQGFVGAVALLGIFGALFWRLAGMSSDLTRPQDQLLFAGILGQLGVQTVENIGASLSMLPLTGITLPLVSYGLSSLVSVLVTLGLAYVIYRDRLEQI; this is translated from the coding sequence ATGCACGTGGCGAAGTACGATCTCGGCCTGCCGGTGCTGGTGCTGTTGCTGCTCGGAGCGGGTCTGGTGACCGTGAGCAGCGTGGCGATGTCTCCCAATCTGGTTGACCAGGGAATTTTTCAGAAGCAGCTCCTGGGTGTGGCCCTGGCGGTCGTGCCGCTTGCACTGCTGCTGTGGGCGGGCCGGGACCGGATTTATGGCGCGGCGCCGTATCTGTATGTACTCGCGGTGGTGCTGTTGCTGGCCACCTTTGTGATCGGCAAGGAAGTGAACGGGCAGCGGAACTGGCTGGTGCTGGGCCCGTTGCAGTTTCAACCGCTCGAACTTGCCAAGCTGTCGCTGATCGTGCTGCTGCCGCTGGTGATGCGTGGCGGCTATCAGGGCGTGCGGTCGTATTTCTGGCCGCTGCTGCTCTTTCTGCCGGTGCTGGGGCTGGTGGTCAAAGAGGACTTCGGCGGTGGCATGGTGCTGGCGGGCATGCTGGCGTGCATGCTGATCGTGTGGCGTATTCCGTTGTGGCACGTGCTGTTGGTCGTGCTGGTCATCGGTGTGGCGTTCCCTACCGTCGTCTACCCCCGACTCAAACCGTACCAGCAGAGCCGCCTGACCATTTTCGTCAATCCCTACGAAGACCCCAAGGGCGCGGGCTACCACCAGATCCAGTCCACCATCGCCATTGGCTCGGGCGGGATGCAGGGCAAGGGGTACGGGAACGGTACCCAGACCCACAACGGTTTTGTGTACAGCCAGCACAGCGATTTCGTGTTCGCTTCCTGGGCCGAGGAGCAGGGCTTCGTGGGTGCCGTGGCGCTGCTGGGCATTTTTGGAGCACTGTTCTGGCGGCTGGCGGGGATGTCCAGCGACCTGACACGACCACAAGATCAGCTGCTTTTTGCCGGCATTCTGGGACAGCTGGGTGTGCAGACCGTGGAGAACATCGGCGCTTCGCTTTCCATGTTGCCGCTCACCGGCATCACCCTGCCGCTGGTCAGCTATGGCCTCAGTTCGCTGGTTTCAGTGCTCGTGACGTTGGGCCTGGCGTACGTGATCTACCGCGACCGCCTGGAACAGATCTGA
- a CDS encoding tetratricopeptide repeat protein — translation MIELSTTWQQTTQVLEHEDFDAAYWVLEGAFSAAGRAQRARLSLLVASLHSLYGDAGIEDTRSALRESVTLDPALSAEALYQALSAELTARENPGEGARLAQEVLQAQTTLPLAEAAALARYHAMVALALAEQPQSALDSAPPSSALPVHLRWRLRSWQADSEEQLGHHEDAALLYAEAAHLALGLNRAIMLQERAAVLLQLDRFDEALESLERAHVEYRGGEEEMLHRASWHYLRAQALLGLGRLPEALQAIQEAGRLEQEHGDLSYGVELVWGQVMTALGDGEQATQHFHKALALSQGGDRAYALHELGVAYLDCDMPLEARERLQEVLAQQDYPFVPEVYADLAEAEYRLGRLQEAEQSAQQALSQGATVPASLVLGSVALDYYHLDEALEHYERVVGEAAPGSRDWVTGHQMAADILAQQGFRDPGAIYAHASQALEHTDRSDEWYATLSELISRAENEMRGGNQRTLN, via the coding sequence ATGATCGAGCTTTCGACGACATGGCAACAAACAACGCAGGTGCTCGAACACGAGGACTTTGACGCGGCCTATTGGGTATTGGAGGGCGCGTTCAGTGCCGCTGGCCGTGCCCAGCGGGCCCGACTTTCACTGCTGGTCGCCAGCTTGCACAGTCTGTACGGTGACGCAGGCATCGAGGATACCCGGAGCGCTCTGCGCGAAAGCGTCACGCTCGATCCCGCCCTCAGCGCCGAGGCGCTGTATCAGGCCTTGAGTGCCGAACTGACTGCCCGAGAAAACCCCGGCGAAGGCGCGCGCCTGGCCCAGGAAGTGCTGCAGGCACAGACCACGTTGCCACTGGCTGAGGCAGCCGCCCTGGCGCGCTACCACGCGATGGTGGCCCTGGCGCTGGCTGAGCAGCCGCAGAGCGCGCTGGACAGCGCTCCGCCCTCCTCGGCGCTGCCGGTGCACCTGCGCTGGCGTCTGCGTTCCTGGCAGGCCGACAGCGAGGAGCAGTTGGGCCATCACGAAGACGCTGCGCTCCTCTACGCCGAGGCTGCCCATCTCGCACTGGGTCTCAACCGCGCCATCATGCTGCAGGAACGCGCGGCGGTGCTGTTACAGCTCGACCGTTTCGACGAGGCGCTCGAAAGCCTGGAGCGCGCTCACGTCGAGTACCGGGGAGGTGAGGAAGAGATGCTGCACCGGGCCAGCTGGCACTACCTGCGTGCCCAGGCGCTGCTGGGGTTGGGGCGCCTGCCAGAGGCGCTGCAGGCGATTCAGGAAGCCGGGCGTCTCGAACAGGAACACGGCGATCTGAGTTACGGGGTGGAGCTCGTGTGGGGACAGGTCATGACGGCGCTCGGTGACGGTGAGCAGGCCACGCAGCACTTTCACAAGGCCCTGGCACTGTCGCAGGGGGGTGACCGTGCCTACGCGCTGCATGAGTTGGGCGTGGCGTATCTGGACTGTGACATGCCGCTGGAAGCGCGTGAACGCTTGCAAGAAGTGCTTGCCCAGCAGGACTATCCCTTTGTGCCCGAGGTGTACGCCGATCTCGCCGAAGCGGAATACCGTCTTGGCCGTTTGCAGGAGGCGGAACAGAGCGCCCAGCAGGCGCTGTCACAGGGAGCGACCGTGCCAGCCAGCCTGGTTCTGGGCAGTGTTGCCCTCGACTATTACCACCTCGACGAGGCGCTCGAGCATTACGAACGGGTAGTGGGGGAGGCCGCGCCCGGTTCGCGCGACTGGGTGACCGGGCATCAGATGGCAGCAGATATCCTGGCCCAGCAGGGCTTTCGCGATCCGGGGGCCATTTACGCCCACGCCAGCCAGGCACTGGAGCATACAGACCGCAGTGACGAGTGGTATGCCACGCTGAGCGAACTGATATCGCGCGCAGAAAACGAAATGCGCGGCGGCAACCAGCGGACCCTGAACTGA
- a CDS encoding STAS domain-containing protein, whose product MTERIPVLKLGDCLLVSIQTDIYDRLALILQDDLTSRIVETSARGVLIDISGLEIVDSFIGRVLGNVASMARILDAQTVIVGMQPAVAITLVELGVTWQHVETALNVEKGMELLGLRFQGRSEDLNVDVDRAE is encoded by the coding sequence ATGACCGAGCGCATTCCAGTTCTCAAGTTGGGCGATTGCCTGCTGGTCAGCATTCAGACGGACATTTACGACCGCCTGGCGCTGATCTTGCAAGACGACCTGACCTCCAGGATCGTCGAAACCAGCGCGCGTGGCGTGCTGATCGACATCTCAGGACTGGAAATCGTCGACTCGTTCATCGGCCGCGTGCTGGGCAACGTCGCCTCGATGGCGCGCATTCTGGACGCGCAAACGGTCATCGTGGGAATGCAGCCGGCCGTTGCCATTACGCTGGTCGAGCTGGGGGTCACCTGGCAGCACGTCGAGACTGCGCTGAACGTCGAAAAGGGCATGGAGCTTCTGGGCCTGCGGTTTCAAGGGCGAAGTGAGGACCTGAATGTCGACGTCGACCGCGCGGAATGA
- a CDS encoding STAS domain-containing protein, protein MTTTSSAIAQALQHDPTTFLQTWLAHQLAAANMRRDLIGEAELRRESQEFISVFSQAVAGGNLANIDSAAWQDVKSFLERLSNKRVMQGFSSSEVAMFVMSFKQPLFEGLRTVLTGQPEQLANELWTSTVLIDQLGLFTVEVFQRGREEIIERQRQEVLELSTPVIKVWEGVVAVPLIGTLDSERTQVVMESLLQRIVETGSTLAIIDITGVPTVDTLVAQHLLRTVAAAKLMGAECIISGIRPQIAQTIVHLGIDLSGVITKSSLADAIQVALARKGYSVTRSARS, encoded by the coding sequence ATGACCACCACATCAAGCGCGATCGCACAAGCCCTTCAGCACGACCCGACCACCTTCTTGCAGACGTGGCTTGCTCACCAGCTCGCCGCTGCCAACATGCGCCGCGACCTGATCGGTGAGGCCGAGCTTCGGCGTGAGTCGCAGGAATTCATCAGCGTGTTTTCGCAGGCGGTGGCGGGTGGAAACCTCGCCAACATCGACAGCGCGGCCTGGCAGGACGTCAAGTCGTTTCTGGAGCGACTCTCGAATAAACGGGTGATGCAGGGTTTTTCCTCGTCCGAAGTGGCAATGTTCGTCATGTCCTTCAAGCAGCCCCTGTTCGAGGGACTCCGGACCGTGCTGACCGGTCAGCCCGAGCAGCTGGCCAACGAACTCTGGACGTCCACGGTGCTCATCGATCAGCTGGGTCTCTTTACCGTCGAGGTTTTTCAGCGTGGCCGCGAGGAGATCATCGAACGCCAGCGTCAGGAAGTACTCGAACTCTCGACCCCAGTGATCAAGGTCTGGGAAGGGGTAGTGGCGGTTCCCTTGATCGGTACGCTCGACAGCGAACGCACGCAGGTGGTGATGGAATCGTTGCTGCAGCGCATCGTCGAGACCGGTTCGACGTTGGCGATCATCGACATCACCGGGGTGCCCACCGTCGACACGCTGGTGGCGCAGCACCTGCTGCGCACCGTGGCTGCCGCGAAGCTGATGGGCGCGGAGTGCATCATCAGCGGCATTCGTCCGCAGATCGCTCAGACCATCGTGCACCTGGGCATCGATCTGAGCGGCGTGATCACCAAGTCGAGCCTTGCCGACGCCATTCAGGTCGCGCTTGCCCGCAAAGGGTACAGCGTGACGCGCAGTGCCCGGTCATGA
- a CDS encoding COX15/CtaA family protein, whose protein sequence is MKAQLAAPRRALSLSAFAWSVLAYNIVVILWGAYVRISGSGAGCGSHWPLCNGEVVPQSPSVHTLIEVSHRVSSSLSGLLAIVLVVWAFRRPKGDPVRLGAAASLTLIILEGFVGGVQVLLGLTADSRDPARGFVQGVHFANTFALTGALLLTALWASGAPRPRLRGQGWLGWGVAFALVSMILLGMAGAVTALGDLLFRPEGTVVVDTLRRDFGAAATILERLRVVHPVMAIAVSAYLLVFSRFGQIARPSAGARLWGSVLTGTIALQMLAGFLNVALKAPGWMQLTHLLLACMMWLVTVLLCFFLLTAPKAHRRFPEVHA, encoded by the coding sequence ATGAAGGCGCAGCTGGCCGCGCCACGCCGCGCCCTGAGCCTCTCTGCCTTTGCCTGGAGCGTGCTCGCGTACAACATCGTGGTCATTCTGTGGGGCGCCTACGTCCGGATTTCCGGTTCGGGAGCGGGCTGCGGCAGCCATTGGCCACTGTGCAACGGTGAGGTCGTGCCGCAGTCTCCCAGCGTGCATACCCTCATCGAGGTCAGTCACCGGGTCAGCAGCAGCCTGTCGGGATTGCTGGCCATCGTGCTGGTCGTGTGGGCTTTTCGCCGCCCCAAAGGCGATCCCGTCCGGCTGGGTGCCGCAGCGTCACTCACGCTGATCATCTTGGAAGGATTCGTGGGAGGCGTGCAGGTCCTGTTGGGACTCACGGCAGATTCGAGAGACCCGGCGCGCGGCTTCGTGCAGGGCGTTCACTTTGCCAATACTTTCGCGCTGACAGGCGCGCTGCTGCTCACGGCCCTGTGGGCCTCCGGCGCACCGCGCCCGCGTCTGCGCGGTCAGGGCTGGCTTGGATGGGGCGTGGCTTTCGCGCTGGTCAGCATGATCCTGCTCGGCATGGCCGGAGCCGTGACCGCGCTGGGCGATCTGCTTTTCCGGCCCGAAGGCACGGTGGTGGTCGATACGCTGCGCCGTGACTTCGGGGCGGCTGCGACCATTCTGGAGCGCTTGCGGGTAGTTCACCCGGTGATGGCCATTGCCGTGAGCGCTTATCTGCTCGTGTTTTCCAGATTCGGCCAGATCGCGCGGCCCTCGGCGGGCGCGCGCCTGTGGGGCTCGGTGCTCACCGGAACCATCGCGCTGCAGATGCTGGCAGGTTTTCTCAACGTGGCGCTCAAGGCGCCCGGCTGGATGCAGCTGACCCACCTGCTGTTGGCGTGCATGATGTGGCTGGTGACCGTACTGCTCTGTTTCTTCCTGCTTACCGCCCCAAAAGCGCATCGACGCTTCCCGGAGGTGCACGCGTGA
- a CDS encoding anti-sigma regulatory factor, whose translation MSTSTARNDRMAVRSEDDVVRVRQAVRQLAVELGFGLVDQTKLVTAASELARNTLVHGGGGHVQLEPHHAPRRGLRLTFEDQGPGIPDIALALTDGYTTGGGLGLGLSGAQRLMSEFSIDTLPGQYTRVTIVKWK comes from the coding sequence ATGTCGACGTCGACCGCGCGGAATGACCGCATGGCCGTGCGAAGCGAGGATGACGTTGTGCGTGTCCGGCAGGCCGTACGTCAGCTGGCCGTCGAGCTGGGTTTTGGACTGGTCGATCAGACGAAGCTGGTCACGGCCGCGTCCGAACTGGCCCGCAATACCCTGGTTCACGGTGGGGGAGGCCACGTGCAGCTCGAACCTCACCACGCGCCTCGGCGCGGTCTGCGGCTTACCTTCGAAGACCAGGGCCCAGGTATTCCCGATATCGCCCTGGCGCTCACCGACGGTTACACTACCGGCGGTGGGCTGGGGCTCGGGCTCAGTGGAGCGCAGCGCCTGATGAGTGAGTTTTCCATTGATACCCTGCCCGGCCAGTACACACGGGTGACCATCGTGAAGTGGAAGTAG
- the minE gene encoding cell division topological specificity factor MinE, which produces MFWGNRSKRSKEALKDRLELVLAYDRAQIPPGKVDALRRDLMEVVERYFPTQGRFGPNVEVEQRGDTVVLVANIPLNGN; this is translated from the coding sequence ATGTTTTGGGGCAACCGCAGCAAACGATCGAAAGAAGCGCTCAAAGACCGTCTGGAGCTGGTACTGGCCTACGACCGCGCGCAGATTCCGCCCGGCAAGGTGGACGCCCTGCGGCGCGACCTGATGGAAGTGGTCGAACGCTACTTCCCGACGCAGGGTCGCTTCGGCCCGAACGTCGAGGTCGAGCAGCGCGGCGACACGGTGGTGCTGGTCGCCAACATTCCACTGAACGGCAACTGA
- a CDS encoding DUF420 domain-containing protein translates to MGPLLSQLSVITIILSGMALVVGVLLIKRDLRVWHMRAMLLASGLATLFLVLYLWRIGIGYGKTYVGPDEWRGAYFTLLISHTILAAFNLPLAVLAVLNAWKGLRAAGDLQQIDSPQARPYFQQHRAWVRWTVPVWLYVAATGWIIYLVLEHHGAVKGA, encoded by the coding sequence ATGGGTCCGCTGCTCAGCCAGCTTTCCGTGATCACGATCATCCTGAGTGGGATGGCGCTCGTCGTCGGTGTTCTGCTGATCAAACGGGACCTGCGGGTGTGGCACATGCGTGCTATGTTGCTCGCCTCGGGCCTGGCGACGCTGTTTCTGGTGCTTTACCTGTGGCGTATCGGCATCGGGTACGGCAAGACCTACGTCGGTCCGGACGAGTGGCGCGGCGCGTACTTCACGCTGCTGATCTCGCACACCATTCTGGCTGCGTTCAACCTGCCCCTGGCAGTGCTGGCGGTCCTGAACGCCTGGAAGGGCCTGCGCGCCGCCGGAGACCTGCAGCAGATCGACAGCCCCCAGGCCCGTCCCTACTTTCAGCAGCACCGGGCCTGGGTGCGCTGGACCGTTCCGGTGTGGCTGTACGTGGCGGCCACGGGATGGATCATCTACCTCGTGCTCGAGCACCACGGCGCCGTCAAGGGAGCCTGA
- the ftsH gene encoding ATP-dependent zinc metalloprotease FtsH: MRRFNPWLILLLVLGLYLVFANNPVNTQREVSYTTFKQLVERGQVERVTLTESNATVQLKAPTEVLTTTGKTENVERFQTTLITNAATPDANLIGQLQQQGVQVEQRRQSLWPALLINFLPILLMIGLFYFIFMRAQGGQSSVMQFGQSRAKKYGKENRVSTTFGDVAGQEEAKRELVEVVDFLKNPQKYVNIGAEIPKGVLLVGPPGTGKTLLARAVSGEADVPFFTVSASEFMEMFVGVGASRVRTLFEDARKNAPAIIFIDEIDSIGRKRGAGIGGGHDEREQTLNQILSEMDGFDKQTSVIVMAATNRPDVLDPALLRPGRFDRQVTIDLPNLKEREAILKVHMRNKPLTSGVDVDEIAKSTPYFSGADLKNLVNEAALEAARINKVQIDMSDFYRALDKITLGLENASLTITPAERRAIAYHEAGHAVTAAVTPGADKLQKVSIIPRGRALGAAFYLPEEQVLMSKERLENQLVVSLGGRAAEEVFIGTVTTGAADDFKKSTNMARRMVLEWGMGDTFQHQALTTESGPVFLGEDMARRKEFSEHTARLVDEDVKRILDRSYTRAKQLVSEYAGAMHEVAEALLTSELITGDVVRSAVEKLRGHEQPLSHNPAD, from the coding sequence TTGAGGCGCTTCAATCCCTGGCTCATTCTGCTGCTCGTGCTCGGTCTGTATCTGGTCTTCGCCAATAACCCGGTCAACACGCAGCGGGAAGTCAGCTATACCACCTTCAAACAATTGGTCGAGCGAGGCCAGGTCGAACGGGTCACCTTGACCGAATCGAACGCGACCGTGCAGCTCAAGGCGCCCACAGAGGTGCTGACCACGACCGGCAAGACCGAGAACGTCGAGCGCTTCCAGACCACACTGATCACCAATGCCGCTACGCCCGACGCCAACCTGATCGGCCAGCTGCAACAGCAGGGTGTACAGGTCGAGCAGCGGCGCCAGAGTCTGTGGCCGGCACTGCTGATCAATTTTCTGCCCATTTTGCTGATGATCGGCCTGTTCTACTTCATCTTTATGCGGGCGCAGGGCGGACAGAGCAGCGTTATGCAGTTTGGTCAGTCGCGGGCCAAGAAGTATGGCAAGGAAAACCGCGTCAGTACGACTTTCGGTGACGTTGCCGGACAGGAAGAAGCCAAACGCGAACTCGTCGAGGTCGTCGACTTTCTGAAAAATCCGCAGAAGTACGTCAATATCGGCGCGGAAATTCCCAAAGGTGTATTGCTGGTGGGTCCTCCGGGCACGGGCAAGACCCTGTTGGCGCGCGCCGTATCAGGCGAAGCCGATGTCCCCTTCTTCACTGTTTCGGCTTCCGAATTCATGGAGATGTTCGTGGGGGTCGGTGCGAGCCGTGTGCGCACGCTGTTTGAGGACGCGCGCAAGAATGCGCCCGCCATTATCTTCATCGACGAGATCGATTCGATCGGTCGCAAGCGCGGTGCTGGTATCGGTGGTGGGCACGACGAGCGCGAACAGACCCTCAACCAGATCCTCAGCGAGATGGACGGCTTCGACAAGCAGACCAGCGTAATCGTGATGGCCGCCACCAACCGACCGGACGTACTCGACCCGGCGCTGCTGCGCCCCGGTCGTTTCGACCGTCAGGTCACCATCGATCTGCCGAATCTCAAGGAGCGTGAGGCGATCCTCAAGGTTCACATGCGCAACAAACCGCTGACGAGTGGTGTCGATGTGGATGAAATTGCCAAGAGCACCCCCTACTTTTCGGGCGCCGACCTGAAGAACCTCGTCAACGAGGCGGCCCTGGAAGCAGCACGCATCAACAAAGTGCAGATCGACATGAGTGACTTCTACCGGGCGCTCGACAAGATCACGCTGGGCCTCGAAAATGCCAGCCTGACCATCACGCCGGCTGAGCGGCGCGCCATTGCGTACCACGAAGCAGGCCACGCCGTCACGGCGGCTGTCACCCCAGGGGCCGACAAATTGCAGAAGGTCAGCATCATTCCGCGTGGACGCGCGTTGGGAGCCGCATTTTACCTGCCCGAGGAGCAGGTGCTGATGAGCAAGGAACGCCTGGAAAACCAGCTGGTGGTGTCACTGGGCGGACGTGCCGCCGAAGAGGTGTTCATCGGCACGGTAACCACGGGGGCCGCCGACGACTTCAAGAAGTCGACCAACATGGCCCGCCGGATGGTTCTCGAATGGGGCATGGGCGATACCTTTCAGCACCAGGCGCTGACCACCGAAAGCGGTCCGGTGTTCCTGGGCGAGGATATGGCCCGGCGCAAGGAATTCAGTGAGCACACGGCCCGACTGGTAGACGAAGACGTGAAGCGGATTCTGGACCGTTCTTACACGCGCGCCAAGCAGCTCGTCAGCGAGTACGCCGGCGCCATGCACGAAGTGGCCGAGGCCCTGCTCACCAGCGAGCTGATCACCGGAGATGTCGTGCGAAGCGCGGTCGAGAAACTTCGCGGCCACGAACAGCCACTGTCACACAATCCTGCCGACTGA
- a CDS encoding heme o synthase, translating to MTTLATPERATWRDYLSLTKPKVISLLLFTTLTAMVMAARGWPDPILLLAVAVGGYASAGAAGVFNMIIDRDIDLKMARTATRPTTSGKISLQSALVFGLALAVGSFTLLWTVANPLTAWLSLAGLLTYVVVYTLWLKRMTWHNIVIGGAAGCFPPLVGWAAVTGDLNLFAWYLFAIVFFWTPVHFWALALMIKDEYAQVGIPMLPVVHGEKLTVIQIGLYAILTVVLSLQPVLLREVSWLYLLVALVSGVLLLQGAWKLYKAPKVTRPVAVGLYKYSMLYLAIVFLAAALDRAVLS from the coding sequence GTGACGACCCTCGCCACCCCTGAACGTGCCACCTGGCGCGATTACCTCTCGCTGACCAAACCCAAGGTGATCAGCCTGCTGCTGTTCACCACCCTCACGGCCATGGTCATGGCCGCGCGTGGCTGGCCCGACCCGATCCTGCTGCTGGCCGTGGCCGTCGGCGGGTACGCTTCCGCTGGCGCGGCAGGCGTGTTCAACATGATCATTGACCGCGACATCGACCTCAAGATGGCCCGCACCGCCACACGGCCCACCACCAGCGGCAAGATCAGTTTGCAGAGCGCGCTGGTGTTCGGGCTGGCCCTGGCCGTCGGGTCGTTCACCCTGCTGTGGACTGTTGCCAATCCACTCACGGCCTGGCTGTCGCTGGCCGGACTGCTCACTTATGTGGTGGTGTATACCCTGTGGCTCAAACGCATGACCTGGCACAACATCGTCATCGGCGGAGCAGCCGGCTGCTTCCCTCCACTGGTCGGCTGGGCGGCGGTCACGGGCGACCTCAACCTGTTCGCGTGGTACCTCTTTGCCATCGTCTTCTTCTGGACGCCGGTGCACTTCTGGGCGCTGGCACTGATGATCAAGGACGAGTACGCCCAGGTGGGCATTCCCATGCTGCCGGTCGTGCACGGCGAAAAACTGACGGTCATTCAGATCGGCCTGTACGCAATCCTCACCGTCGTGCTGTCGCTGCAGCCAGTGCTGCTTCGTGAGGTCTCGTGGCTTTATCTGCTGGTCGCGCTGGTTTCGGGGGTGCTGCTGCTGCAAGGTGCGTGGAAGCTCTACAAGGCGCCCAAAGTGACGCGGCCTGTTGCCGTGGGGCTTTACAAGTACTCGATGCTGTACCTTGCCATCGTGTTTCTCGCGGCGGCACTGGATCGGGCGGTGCTGTCATAA